One Polaribacter sp. SA4-12 genomic window carries:
- the dprA gene encoding DNA-processing protein DprA — translation MKEEKLLAILRLQKSKAVGDILAKKLIVNVGDVCQIFKEKATTLSKINGIGNHALKHLFDAENVKLAEQELKYIQDNGISYSYFLEDDYPTNLQHCIDSPILIFKDGNLDFSNKKIISIVGTRNISSYGRDFCNQFIKEIAEYNPIIVSGFAYGVDICAHKAAIENNLQTIAVLAHGFEQIYPKVHKKYINQVNENGGFLTEFWSEEAPLRENFLKRNRIVAGISTATIIIESASKGGSLVTADIANSYDKDVFAVPGRTTDIYSRGCNNLIKNNRAHLLNSASDVVKMLNWDVQQKPKIIQKQLFIELNENEQKIHDLLHDKGQQLLDVIALECNIPIFQLSSILLQMELKGITKPLPGKMFEIA, via the coding sequence TTGAAAGAAGAAAAATTACTCGCAATCCTAAGATTGCAGAAAAGTAAAGCTGTAGGCGATATTTTGGCGAAGAAACTCATTGTAAATGTGGGAGATGTCTGTCAAATATTTAAAGAAAAGGCTACAACTTTATCAAAAATAAACGGAATAGGGAATCATGCTTTAAAACATCTTTTTGATGCTGAAAATGTCAAATTAGCAGAGCAAGAGCTAAAATACATTCAAGATAATGGTATTTCTTATTCTTATTTTTTAGAAGATGATTATCCTACAAATCTTCAACATTGTATAGATAGTCCTATATTAATTTTCAAAGACGGAAACTTAGATTTCTCTAATAAAAAAATCATTTCAATTGTTGGTACAAGAAATATAAGTTCTTATGGTCGCGATTTTTGTAATCAATTTATAAAAGAAATCGCTGAATATAATCCAATAATAGTAAGTGGTTTTGCTTATGGAGTAGATATTTGTGCGCATAAAGCAGCAATAGAAAACAATTTGCAAACAATTGCAGTTTTAGCACATGGTTTCGAGCAAATTTATCCGAAGGTTCATAAAAAGTATATCAATCAAGTAAATGAAAATGGAGGATTTTTAACCGAATTCTGGAGTGAAGAAGCTCCATTAAGAGAAAATTTTTTAAAACGAAATAGAATTGTAGCTGGTATTTCTACAGCAACAATAATTATAGAATCAGCATCTAAAGGAGGTTCTTTGGTAACTGCAGATATTGCAAATTCTTATGATAAAGATGTATTTGCTGTTCCAGGTAGAACAACCGATATTTATAGTAGAGGTTGTAATAATTTAATAAAAAATAACAGAGCTCATTTATTAAATTCAGCATCAGATGTTGTAAAGATGCTAAATTGGGATGTTCAACAAAAACCCAAGATAATTCAAAAACAGTTATTTATCGAATTGAATGAAAACGAACAGAAAATTCATGATTTATTACACGATAAGGGGCAACAATTATTAGATGTTATTGCTTTAGAATGTAATATTCCTATTTTTCAATTATCATCAATTTTATTGCAAATGGAATTAAAAGGAATCACAAAGCCTTTACCAGGAAAGATGTTTGAAATAGCGTAG
- a CDS encoding SPOR domain-containing protein, producing the protein MTLATYINDLLYRYDCVIVPDFGGFVTNRIGAKANNFTHTFTPPIKQVAFNSLLKHNDGLLANYIASAENISFEKASTAISLSVIKWQNELQSKSVEIDSLGVLSLNEEKQIVFEPNTSVNYLTESFGLSTLESSAISRYKQQVKPLIPVLAKEEKKAIPTFIKYAATAAILLTLGFAGYNGYQQNEQKEVLASQEKAIQKKIQSATFVISNPLPTINLNVVKEKVKPFHIIAGAFQFAENAEKKVKQLKAKGFDAKIIGVNKWGLTQVTFNSYSDRNEATNSLYKIQKTVSKDAWLLIKK; encoded by the coding sequence ATGACATTAGCTACCTACATAAACGATTTATTATACAGATACGATTGCGTAATTGTACCAGATTTTGGCGGATTTGTAACCAATAGAATTGGTGCAAAAGCCAATAATTTCACACACACTTTTACGCCACCAATAAAACAGGTTGCGTTTAACAGTCTATTAAAACATAATGATGGTTTATTAGCGAACTATATTGCTTCTGCAGAAAACATTTCTTTCGAGAAAGCTTCTACCGCTATTTCTTTGTCTGTAATTAAATGGCAAAATGAATTACAATCTAAATCTGTAGAAATAGATAGCTTAGGAGTTTTATCATTAAACGAAGAAAAACAAATCGTTTTTGAACCTAATACTTCTGTTAACTATTTAACAGAATCTTTTGGTTTATCAACTTTAGAATCTTCGGCAATTTCTAGATACAAACAACAAGTAAAACCTTTAATACCTGTTCTTGCAAAAGAAGAGAAAAAAGCGATTCCTACATTTATAAAATATGCCGCAACTGCTGCAATTTTATTAACATTAGGTTTTGCTGGCTACAATGGTTATCAACAAAATGAGCAAAAAGAAGTTTTAGCAAGTCAAGAAAAAGCGATTCAAAAAAAGATACAATCTGCTACTTTTGTAATTTCTAATCCTTTACCAACAATCAACTTAAATGTTGTTAAAGAAAAAGTAAAACCATTTCATATAATTGCTGGTGCTTTTCAATTTGCAGAAAACGCAGAAAAGAAAGTAAAGCAATTAAAAGCAAAAGGTTTTGACGCTAAAATAATTGGCGTTAACAAATGGGGCTTAACTCAAGTAACTTTTAACAGTTACTCTGATCGTAACGAAGCAACAAATAGCCTTTACAAGATTCAAAAAACAGTGTCTAAAGATGCTTGGTTGTTGATTAAAAAGTAA
- a CDS encoding acyl-CoA thioesterase has translation MEAKTPKESLTTLTDLVLPGETNYLDNLFGGELLARMDRACSIAARRHSRKIVVTVSVNHVAFNKPIPVGSVVTLEAKVSRAFKSSMETYVDVWIEDRQSRSRTKVNEGIYTFVAVDEAGKPVPIPQIIPETELEKERFKGALIRKQLSLVLAGKLDAHDATALKALFN, from the coding sequence ATGGAAGCAAAAACACCAAAAGAATCTTTAACAACACTTACCGACTTAGTTTTACCTGGGGAAACTAATTATTTAGACAACCTTTTTGGTGGCGAGCTATTAGCTAGAATGGATAGAGCTTGTAGTATTGCTGCAAGAAGACACTCAAGAAAAATTGTTGTTACAGTATCTGTAAATCATGTTGCTTTTAACAAACCTATTCCTGTAGGAAGTGTAGTAACTTTAGAAGCGAAAGTTTCTAGAGCATTTAAATCTTCTATGGAAACCTATGTTGATGTTTGGATTGAAGACAGACAATCTAGATCTAGAACAAAAGTAAATGAAGGTATCTATACTTTTGTTGCTGTAGACGAAGCAGGTAAACCGGTACCGATTCCACAAATAATTCCTGAAACTGAATTAGAAAAAGAACGTTTTAAAGGAGCTCTAATACGTAAACAGTTAAGTTTAGTATTAGCTGGTAAATTAGACGCTCATGATGCTACAGCCTTAAAAGCTTTATTTAATTAA
- a CDS encoding mechanosensitive ion channel domain-containing protein yields MELYNYKIIYSVAIFVTAFFLRLLITNSLKKIQTKFGFQKARILVTNKIITVLIYITVIVVVSFIWGVDEKQLLVYVSSFLTILGIAFFAQWSILSNITAGIILFINYPVKIGDTITILEKDNNITGEIRDIGAFFITLRTPEKELITMPNAVILQKNIKYSPQPES; encoded by the coding sequence ATGGAACTATACAATTACAAAATCATCTATTCAGTTGCCATTTTTGTAACTGCTTTTTTTCTTCGCTTGTTAATTACGAATTCTTTAAAAAAAATTCAAACAAAATTTGGCTTTCAGAAAGCAAGAATCTTAGTCACAAATAAAATAATTACAGTATTAATTTATATTACTGTAATTGTTGTTGTCTCTTTTATTTGGGGTGTTGATGAAAAACAATTACTCGTTTATGTTTCTTCTTTTTTAACGATTTTAGGTATTGCTTTTTTTGCACAATGGTCTATTCTCTCTAACATTACAGCTGGTATAATTTTATTTATAAATTATCCAGTAAAAATTGGAGACACTATTACTATATTAGAAAAAGACAATAATATTACTGGTGAAATTAGAGATATTGGCGCTTTTTTTATCACATTAAGAACACCAGAAAAGGAGCTAATAACAATGCCTAACGCTGTTATTCTTCAAAAAAATATTAAATACTCACCTCAACCGGAGAGTTAA
- a CDS encoding murein hydrolase activator EnvC family protein, translating to MKSKKIYIPILVFFLSVFSVFGQTRKQLEVQRKKLNKEIKQVNTLLFNEKKKEKNALDDLKDINKKIEVRAKLISTINAEASILSKEIAVNEAKLKKLNKKLAELKEDYADMIFKSYKSKSQQSRTMFLLSSQNFYQAYKRLEYMKQYTSFRKNQGEEIVESTNFVQKLNDSLFFQKNVKDTLILSEKQQKQQIEADKKSQEKLLTTIKKKESKYKKELQNKIKEEKRVVAKIDKKIREEIARANRIALAKAKAAAAKLNSKPSSKPKSVKKNEFILSPEAKALATKFELNKGKLPWPVSEGIVVRRFGKQPHPSFPGITINGTGLHIVTKQGREAKSIFNGKVLNVLVNSEGRRNVLIQHGNYISSYNNLEKIYVKKGDNIKTGQKIGQIFTDKVSKKTKIVFVLFKNTTRLNPSSWILKR from the coding sequence GTGAAAAGTAAAAAAATATACATACCAATTTTAGTCTTTTTTCTAAGTGTTTTTTCTGTTTTTGGTCAAACGAGAAAACAATTAGAGGTACAGCGTAAAAAACTGAATAAAGAAATTAAACAGGTAAACACGTTGCTTTTTAATGAAAAGAAAAAAGAGAAGAATGCTTTAGACGATTTAAAGGATATCAATAAAAAAATTGAAGTTAGAGCTAAACTAATTTCTACGATTAATGCAGAAGCGTCAATTTTATCAAAAGAAATTGCTGTAAATGAAGCTAAGCTTAAAAAATTAAATAAAAAATTAGCTGAATTAAAAGAGGATTATGCGGATATGATTTTTAAATCATACAAAAGTAAATCTCAACAAAGTAGAACGATGTTTTTGCTTTCGTCTCAAAATTTTTATCAAGCTTATAAAAGGCTTGAGTATATGAAACAATATACTTCTTTTAGAAAAAATCAAGGAGAAGAAATTGTTGAGAGTACAAATTTTGTTCAAAAATTGAATGATTCTTTATTTTTTCAGAAGAATGTAAAAGACACTTTAATTTTATCAGAAAAACAACAGAAACAACAAATTGAAGCTGATAAAAAGAGTCAAGAAAAGTTATTAACTACTATTAAGAAGAAAGAAAGTAAGTATAAAAAAGAGCTTCAAAATAAAATTAAAGAAGAGAAAAGAGTTGTTGCTAAAATAGATAAAAAGATTCGTGAAGAAATTGCACGAGCAAATAGAATTGCATTGGCAAAAGCAAAAGCAGCAGCAGCGAAGTTAAATTCAAAACCTAGTTCTAAGCCTAAATCGGTTAAGAAAAATGAATTTATTTTAAGTCCTGAAGCAAAAGCATTAGCAACAAAGTTTGAATTAAATAAAGGTAAATTACCTTGGCCTGTTAGTGAGGGTATTGTTGTTAGAAGGTTTGGTAAGCAGCCTCATCCTTCATTTCCTGGAATTACTATAAATGGTACAGGTTTACATATTGTTACGAAACAAGGAAGGGAAGCTAAGTCTATTTTTAATGGAAAAGTGTTGAATGTTTTAGTGAATTCTGAAGGAAGAAGAAATGTATTAATTCAACATGGAAATTATATTTCATCTTATAATAACTTAGAAAAAATCTATGTTAAAAAAGGTGATAATATAAAAACAGGACAAAAAATTGGTCAGATTTTTACAGATAAAGTTTCTAAAAAGACCAAAATAGTTTTTGTATTGTTTAAAAATACAACACGTTTAAATCCATCTTCTTGGATTTTAAAAAGATAA
- a CDS encoding DUF4292 domain-containing protein, translated as MKFIKYFVVLLVVFTSCKAKKNLMDSNVVAEEMSAKKIARKHIASNFDKKTVDAKLKANFNNGKIKQGFSVSFRMKKDEVIWLKGTKFITLFKAKITPTSVQFYSSLSKKYFDGDFSMLKKILGTDINFDQLQNLLLGQSLMNVKKQKQEVIIQDNSYVLSPKVQEDLFDIFFSVNPSHFKLDKQSIVNSKKNQRLDVFYPSYKIVDDAVFPSEIKIKAKQPGKFTNIDFIVKSVQFNTDVNISFSIPKGYKQIKI; from the coding sequence ATGAAATTTATAAAATATTTTGTGGTTCTTTTAGTTGTATTTACTTCGTGTAAAGCAAAAAAGAATTTAATGGATTCAAATGTAGTTGCCGAAGAAATGTCGGCTAAAAAGATAGCTAGAAAACATATTGCATCTAATTTTGATAAAAAAACGGTTGATGCAAAACTGAAGGCAAATTTTAATAACGGAAAAATAAAACAAGGTTTCTCTGTTAGTTTTAGAATGAAAAAGGATGAGGTTATTTGGTTAAAAGGAACGAAGTTTATTACGCTGTTTAAAGCAAAAATTACACCTACATCTGTTCAGTTTTATTCTTCTTTGAGTAAAAAATATTTTGATGGAGATTTTTCGATGCTAAAGAAAATATTAGGAACAGATATTAATTTTGATCAACTTCAAAATTTATTATTAGGGCAATCTTTAATGAATGTTAAGAAGCAAAAACAAGAGGTAATTATACAAGATAATTCTTATGTTTTGTCACCAAAAGTGCAAGAAGATTTATTTGATATTTTCTTTTCAGTAAATCCATCTCATTTTAAATTAGATAAACAATCTATTGTTAATTCAAAAAAGAACCAAAGATTAGACGTTTTTTACCCATCGTATAAAATAGTTGACGATGCAGTTTTTCCATCAGAAATTAAAATAAAAGCAAAACAACCAGGTAAGTTTACGAATATAGATTTTATTGTAAAATCTGTTCAGTTTAATACCGATGTTAATATCTCTTTTTCAATCCCTAAAGGGTATAAGCAAATTAAAATATAG
- a CDS encoding tetratricopeptide repeat protein, protein MITIFEKKEQRKKRAIYFKYALFSIFCILFSLKSYTQDSIPVAKDLTEEKELDFQQFFFKALSEKSIGNYQKAIENLESCNQVLTNNVAVFFEFSKNYLLLNKTLLAKEYINRALITAPNNIWMLKHLVKIHIKDRSITEAIAIQQKIVAINLKEREFLLKLYLKNRDYKKAISLMNAMEQDNALSSNFKNLKNNLEKRKRKVVVEEKTSDVVSLKDQFKSNKSYTILKQILDESKNNTEELLKYSNEGISLFPAQPYVYFVKGKALNYQKKYKKALLSLQNGIDFVIEDTMEADFYKEMAISYKGLGNFKEEKKFIEKSNKIKS, encoded by the coding sequence ATGATTACAATATTTGAGAAAAAAGAACAGAGAAAAAAGAGAGCTATTTATTTTAAGTATGCTCTCTTCTCTATTTTTTGTATTCTTTTCTCTTTAAAGTCTTACACACAAGATAGTATACCAGTTGCTAAAGATTTAACCGAAGAAAAAGAGTTAGACTTTCAGCAATTTTTTTTTAAAGCTTTATCAGAAAAATCAATTGGTAATTATCAGAAAGCCATTGAAAATTTAGAAAGCTGCAATCAGGTTTTAACAAATAATGTTGCTGTTTTCTTTGAGTTTTCTAAAAACTACTTATTGCTTAACAAAACCTTACTTGCAAAAGAATATATAAACAGAGCTTTAATAACAGCGCCAAATAATATTTGGATGCTAAAGCATCTGGTTAAAATTCATATAAAAGATAGAAGTATTACTGAAGCAATTGCGATTCAACAAAAAATAGTTGCTATCAATTTAAAAGAAAGAGAGTTTTTGTTGAAATTATATCTTAAAAATAGAGATTATAAAAAAGCAATTTCTTTAATGAATGCGATGGAGCAGGATAATGCATTGTCTTCTAACTTTAAAAACTTAAAAAATAATCTAGAAAAAAGAAAAAGAAAGGTTGTTGTTGAAGAAAAAACAAGTGATGTTGTTTCCTTAAAAGATCAATTTAAGTCCAATAAATCGTATACTATTTTAAAGCAAATTTTAGACGAGTCCAAAAATAATACAGAAGAGCTTTTAAAGTATAGTAATGAGGGAATTTCGCTGTTTCCTGCACAGCCTTATGTGTATTTTGTAAAAGGAAAAGCATTGAATTATCAGAAAAAGTATAAAAAAGCGTTATTGAGTTTACAAAATGGTATCGATTTTGTTATTGAAGATACTATGGAAGCAGATTTCTACAAAGAAATGGCAATTTCTTATAAAGGTTTAGGTAACTTTAAAGAGGAAAAAAAGTTTATTGAGAAATCAAATAAAATCAAAAGTTAA
- a CDS encoding sugar phosphate nucleotidyltransferase, with the protein MKIIVPMAGIGSRLRPHTLTVPKPLTVIAGKPIVQRLVEDIASVIDEEIDEIAFVIGTTAKGFPTDTEEQLLKIAKELGAKGSVYVQEEALGTAHAIYCAKESLSGPCVVAYADTLFKADFKLDANADGAIWVSKVENPSAFGVVKLQDGFITDFIEKPKDFVSDLAIIGIYYFKSGDKLLEEIQYLIDNDLKENNEYQLTNVLESLKLQGAKFIPGTVNTWMDCGKKDPTVDTNKQVLGFEHEAGNNLVSKDVVLENSEIIQPCFVGENVVLKNTKIGPYVSIGANSVVEDSTIVNSLIQSNVEISNANLDNAMIGNYAKYNGKYTSVSIGDYTELT; encoded by the coding sequence ATGAAGATAATTGTACCAATGGCAGGGATTGGGTCTCGTTTAAGACCTCATACTTTAACAGTTCCAAAACCTTTAACTGTAATTGCGGGTAAACCAATTGTACAACGTTTAGTAGAGGATATTGCTTCTGTAATTGATGAAGAAATTGATGAGATAGCATTTGTTATAGGTACAACAGCTAAAGGATTTCCGACAGATACAGAAGAACAATTGTTAAAAATTGCTAAAGAATTAGGTGCTAAAGGATCTGTTTATGTGCAAGAAGAAGCTTTAGGAACTGCACATGCAATTTATTGTGCAAAAGAATCTTTAAGTGGTCCTTGTGTTGTTGCTTATGCTGATACTTTATTTAAGGCAGATTTTAAACTTGATGCAAATGCAGATGGAGCAATTTGGGTGAGTAAAGTAGAAAATCCAAGTGCTTTTGGTGTTGTAAAATTACAAGATGGTTTTATTACCGATTTTATAGAAAAACCAAAGGACTTTGTGTCTGATTTAGCGATTATTGGAATTTATTATTTTAAAAGTGGAGATAAATTATTAGAAGAGATTCAATATTTAATTGATAATGATTTAAAAGAAAACAATGAATATCAATTAACAAATGTATTAGAATCATTAAAACTACAAGGAGCAAAGTTTATTCCAGGAACCGTAAATACTTGGATGGATTGTGGTAAAAAAGACCCAACTGTAGATACTAATAAACAAGTTTTAGGGTTTGAACATGAAGCAGGAAACAATTTAGTTTCTAAAGATGTTGTTTTAGAAAATTCAGAAATTATTCAACCTTGTTTTGTTGGAGAGAATGTTGTGCTTAAAAATACAAAAATAGGACCTTATGTTTCTATTGGAGCAAACAGTGTTGTAGAAGATTCTACGATTGTTAATTCTCTAATTCAATCTAATGTAGAAATTTCTAATGCAAATTTAGATAATGCTATGATTGGAAATTATGCTAAATATAATGGTAAATATACTTCTGTAAGTATTGGTGATTATACCGAATTAACATAA